A genomic window from Sorex araneus isolate mSorAra2 chromosome 2, mSorAra2.pri, whole genome shotgun sequence includes:
- the ZNF517 gene encoding LOW QUALITY PROTEIN: zinc finger protein 517 (The sequence of the model RefSeq protein was modified relative to this genomic sequence to represent the inferred CDS: inserted 1 base in 1 codon; deleted 1 base in 1 codon) — MYRCTCGKGFKYRSLLLRHQVVHTGAKPYQCTLTECSRAFKKSSILLQHQLIHTEEKPYQCGECGKAFRQSTQLTAHHRVHAQEKCGKAFSHSSXQHRKFHTGEKPFECSECGKAFCRRFTLTEHHRIHSGERPYTCLQCGQRFIQGSSLLKHYRLHPKERPHEDGRYSNPLLLVAQKTQAGNKCYQCPLCHKAFRHHSLLLLHQRLHTGEKPFECRECGRAFSRKSNLTLHLKTHSKEKLFSCTECGKAFRRSYTLNEHYRLHSSERPYRCHTCGRACNRLPALIQHQKVHSQECSPLDSLLR; from the exons ATGTACAGGTGCACTTGTGGCAAGGGGTTCAAATACAGGTCACTGCTGCTTAGGCATCAGGTCGTGCACACAGGGGCCAAGCCCTACCAGTGCACCCTA ACTGAGTGCAGTAGGGCCTTCAAGAAAAGCTCCATCCTGCTGCAACACCAGCTGATCCATACCGAAGAGAAGCCCTACCAGTGTGGTGAGTGTGGCAAGGCCTTCCGGCAGAGCACGCAGCTGACTGCACACCACAGAGTCCACGCTCAGGAgaagtgtgggaaggccttcagccACAGCT AGCAGCACCGGAAGTTCCACACAGGGGAGAAGCCCTTTGAGTGCAGTGAGTGCGGGAAGGCCTTCTGCCGCAGGTTCACCCTCACCGAGCACCACCGCATCCACAGTGGGGAGAGGCCCTACACCTGCCTGCAGTGTGGACAGCGCTTCATCCAAGGGTCCTCGCTCCTCAAACACTACAGGCTGCACCCCAAGGAGAGGCCTCATGAGGATGGTAGGTATTCAAACCCTCTGCTGCTTGTGGCACAGAAAACTCAGGCAGGGAACAAGTGCTACCAGTGCCCTCTGTGCCACAAGGCCTTCAGACACCATTCCCTATTGCTCCTGCATCAGAGGCTGCACACAGGGGAGAAACCATTTGAGTGCAGGGAATGTGGCAGAGCCTTTAGCCGGAAGTCAAACCTTACTCTGCACCTGAAGACACACAGCAAAGAGAAGCTCTTCTCATGCACAGAATGTGGCAAGGCTTTCCGCAGGAGCTACACGTTGAATGAGCACTACCGGCTCCACAGCAGTGAGAGGCCATACAGGTGCCACACCTGTGGGAGAGCCTGCAACCGGCTGCCGGCCCTTATCCAGCATCAGaaagtacacagccaggagtgctccccttTAGACTCCCTTCTGAGGTGA
- the RPL8 gene encoding 60S ribosomal protein L8 — protein sequence MGRVIRGQRKGAGSVFRAHVKHRKGAARLRAVDFAERHGYIKGIVKDIIHDPGRGAPLAKVVFRDPYRFKKRTELFIAAEGIHTGQFVYCGKKAQLNIGNVLPVGTMPEGTIVCCLEEKPGDRGKLARASGNYATVISHNPETKKTRVKLPSGSKKVISSANRAVVGVVAGGGRIDKPILKAGRAYHKYKAKRNCWPRVRGVAMNPVEHPFGGGNHQHIGKPSTIRRDAPAGRKVGLIAARRTGRLRGTKTVQEKEN from the exons ATGGGCCGTGTGATCCGCGGGCAGAGGAAGGGCGCCGGCTCGGTCTTCCGCGCGCACGTGAAACATCGCAAGGGTGCCGCCCGGCTGCGCGCCGTGGACTTCGCGGAGCGCCACGGCTACATCAAAGGCATCGTGAAG GACATTATCCACGACCCGGGCCGCGGCGCACCTCTCGCCAAGGTGGTCTTCCGGGACCCGTATCGGTTCAAGAAACGGACGGAGCTGTTCATCGCCGCCGAGGGCATCCACACCGGCCAGTTTGTGTACTGCGGCAAGAAGG CTCAGCTCAACATCGGCAATGTGCTCCCAGTGGGCACCATGCCGGAGGGCACCATTGTGTGTTGCCTGGAGGAGAAGCCTGGTGACCGAGGCAAGCTGGCCCGCGCCTCGGGAAACTATGCCACTGTCATCTCTCACAACCCGGAGACCAAGAAGACTCGAGTGAAACTCCCCTCCGGCTCTAAGAAGGTCATTTCCTCAGCAAACAGAGCTGTGGTCG GTGTGGTGGCTGGAGGTGGTCGTATAGACAAGCCCATCCTGAAGGCCGGACGTGCCTACCATAAATATAAGGCAAAGAGAAATTGTTGGCCCCGTGTGCGGGGTGTTGCCATGAAC CCCGTGGAACATCCCTTCGGAGGTGGTAACCACCAGCATATTGGCAAACCCTCTACCATCCGCAGAGATGCCCCTGCTGGTCGCAAAGTGGGTCTCATTGCTGCCCGCCGCACTGGGCGTCTCCGGGGAACGAAAACAGTCCAGGAGAAAGAGAACTAG